Part of the Streptomyces sp. NBC_01460 genome, CGGAACCGGAGCCCCGTGCAGGGAGGGACACCCATGCGAGGTCCGGCTCGTTGCCGCTCCGTGCGAAGATTCTGTGCGTGAGTGCCAACGACCTTCCCCAAGAGCTCAGCTCCGTCCGATCAGGGGAGGGCCCGTCCTCGGGCCTGCGGACGAACCCCGCCACCCATGAATCGGCGTTCCTCAAGGCCTGCCGCCGTGAGCCGGTGCCGCACACCCCGGTCTGGTTCATGCGTCAGGCGGGCCGGTCGCTGCCCGAGTACCTGAAGGTCCGCGAGGGCATCGCGATGCTCGACTCCTGCATGATGCCGGAGCTGGTCACCGAGATCACGCTGCAGCCCGTACGCCGCCACAAGGTCGACGCCGCGATCTACTTCAGCGACATCGTCGTCCCCCTCAAGGCCATCGGGATCGACCTCGACATCAAGCCCGGCGTGGGCCCGGTGATCGCCGAGCCGATCCGCACCCGCGCCGACCTGGCCCGGCTGCGCGACCTCACGCCCGAGGACGTCATGTACGTCACCGAGGCCATCGGGATGCTCACCGCCGAGCTCGGCGCGACGCCGCTGATCGGATTCGCCGGTGCGCCGTTCACCCTCGCGAGCTACCTCGTGGAGGGCGGCCCGTCCCGCAACCACGAGCGCACCAAGGCCATGATGTACGGCGAACCGGAGCTCTGGGCCGACCTGCTCGACCGGCTGGCGGAGATCACCGGCGCGTTCCTGAAGGTCCAGATCGAGGCGGGCGCCTCGGCGGTCCAGCTCTTCGACTCCTGGGTCGGCGCGCTGGCCCCCGCCGACTACCGCAGCTCCGTGATGCCGGCCTCCGCGAAGGTCTTCGACGCCGTCGCGTCCTACGGCGTCCCGCGCATCCACTTCGGCGTCGGCACCGGCGAGCTCCTCGGCCTCATGGGCGAGGCCGGCGCGGACGTCGTCGGTGTGGACTGGCGCGTGCCGATGGACGAGGGCGCCCGCCGGGTCGGACCCGGCAAGGCGCTCCAGGGAAACCTCGACCCGGCGGTGCTGTTCGCGCCGACCGAGGCGGTCGAGGCGAAGACCCGCGAGGTGCTCGACGCCGCCGCCGGTCTCGAGGGCCACGTCTTCAACCTCGGGCACGGCGTCATGCCGACGACCGACCCGGACGCCCTCACCCGCCTCGTCGAGTACGTCCACCAGCAGACGGAGCACTGACCGCCCCGGTCAGCAGCCCGCCGCCCGCACCGCCGACACGGCCTTGCGGGCGGCGACCAGGACCGGGTCCCAGACCGGGGAGAACGGCGGGGCGTAGCCGAGGTCGAGGGCCGTCATGGCCTCCACCGTCATGCCGGCGGTGAGCGCCACCGCCGCGACGTCCACACGCTTCGCCGCCCCGTCCCGGCCGACGATCTGCACACCCAGGAGCCGTCCGGTCCGGTACTCCGCGAGCATCTTCACCGTCATGGGCTGCGCCCCCGGGTAGTAGCCGGCGCGG contains:
- the hemE gene encoding uroporphyrinogen decarboxylase, producing the protein MSANDLPQELSSVRSGEGPSSGLRTNPATHESAFLKACRREPVPHTPVWFMRQAGRSLPEYLKVREGIAMLDSCMMPELVTEITLQPVRRHKVDAAIYFSDIVVPLKAIGIDLDIKPGVGPVIAEPIRTRADLARLRDLTPEDVMYVTEAIGMLTAELGATPLIGFAGAPFTLASYLVEGGPSRNHERTKAMMYGEPELWADLLDRLAEITGAFLKVQIEAGASAVQLFDSWVGALAPADYRSSVMPASAKVFDAVASYGVPRIHFGVGTGELLGLMGEAGADVVGVDWRVPMDEGARRVGPGKALQGNLDPAVLFAPTEAVEAKTREVLDAAAGLEGHVFNLGHGVMPTTDPDALTRLVEYVHQQTEH